Proteins from a single region of Mailhella massiliensis:
- a CDS encoding TRAP transporter permease produces the protein MEKSLDQKQEAVAAQEIVASVEEQERAQALVEEKDSESRTRRFHGPFEKVLAVICVVFSLFQLYASVFGTMDAMKLRSFHIIFLLVLAVFMYPAFRREKRDRMLPTLWDAVCMGAVFYAFGYLILHYDDIAMGGGWFTTQDYVVAGIGVVVAFECARRVVPNLAVLALVFLAYAFLGKYLPGAFGHVGFSLTRVMDHMFWGSQGLLGVGVGVSATYVFLFVLFGAFLRISGFSEFINDLALTLVGRSAGGPAKVSVIASALMGMINGSALANVATTGAITIPLMKKTGYKAEFAGAVEAVASTGGQFAPPIMGAVGFIMAEFLGVSYTKVMLAAAIPAFLYYLALIMAVHFEARKLGLKGLSREYIPDAMVVIKKRGHLIIPLVVLMVVMFMGYTPLFAAALAIFATVVASWLSPETRMGARRILQALEEGAKGAVGVGVSCVIIGIIIGSVSLTGLGLTFGFQVLKYVGEGQLYLGGVFVMVMSTILGMGVPGVAAYVIVAAVAVPVLTGVGVQPMSAHMFCLFYACLSNITPPVAMSSYVAAGIAHSNETKTSLIAVRLGLSGFILPFFFLNNPLLLYSSDNPAMATVWAFITASFGVCALAVGLERWLFGPCSWLQSIMFIAGAVLTIDPGLSTDAIGIAVILAAAVLNRRSSAALRAGEKASA, from the coding sequence ATGGAGAAAAGTCTGGATCAGAAACAAGAAGCCGTGGCGGCGCAGGAAATCGTCGCCTCCGTGGAAGAACAGGAAAGGGCGCAGGCTCTGGTGGAGGAAAAGGATTCGGAATCGCGCACACGGCGTTTCCACGGGCCTTTTGAAAAGGTGCTTGCCGTCATCTGCGTGGTGTTTTCCCTGTTTCAGCTCTATGCGTCCGTGTTCGGCACCATGGACGCCATGAAGCTGCGTTCCTTCCATATCATATTCCTTCTGGTGCTTGCCGTGTTCATGTACCCGGCCTTCCGTCGCGAAAAGCGCGACAGGATGCTCCCCACCCTGTGGGATGCGGTGTGCATGGGCGCGGTTTTCTATGCCTTCGGCTACCTTATCCTTCATTACGACGATATCGCCATGGGCGGCGGATGGTTCACCACGCAGGACTATGTGGTGGCGGGCATAGGCGTGGTGGTTGCCTTTGAATGCGCCCGCCGCGTGGTGCCCAACCTTGCCGTGCTTGCGCTGGTGTTTCTGGCCTACGCCTTCCTCGGCAAATACCTGCCCGGAGCCTTCGGGCATGTGGGCTTTTCCCTCACCCGCGTGATGGACCACATGTTCTGGGGCAGTCAGGGCCTTCTCGGCGTGGGCGTGGGCGTTTCGGCCACCTACGTTTTCCTCTTCGTGCTCTTCGGCGCGTTTCTTCGCATCAGCGGCTTCAGCGAATTCATCAACGACCTCGCCCTGACGCTCGTGGGACGCAGCGCGGGCGGCCCCGCCAAGGTTTCCGTCATCGCCAGCGCGCTCATGGGCATGATCAACGGCAGCGCCCTTGCCAACGTGGCCACCACGGGCGCCATCACCATTCCGCTCATGAAGAAGACGGGCTACAAGGCCGAATTCGCCGGAGCCGTGGAAGCCGTGGCCAGCACGGGCGGGCAGTTCGCGCCGCCCATCATGGGTGCGGTGGGCTTCATCATGGCCGAATTTCTCGGCGTGAGCTACACCAAGGTCATGCTCGCGGCGGCCATTCCCGCCTTCCTTTACTACCTCGCCCTCATCATGGCCGTGCATTTCGAGGCCAGAAAGCTGGGCCTCAAGGGGCTTTCCCGGGAGTATATTCCCGACGCCATGGTGGTCATCAAAAAGCGCGGGCACCTCATCATTCCGCTGGTGGTGCTCATGGTCGTCATGTTCATGGGCTATACCCCGCTTTTTGCCGCGGCGCTCGCCATTTTCGCCACCGTGGTCGCTTCCTGGCTTTCCCCCGAAACGCGCATGGGCGCAAGGCGTATTCTTCAGGCTCTTGAGGAAGGCGCGAAGGGTGCCGTGGGCGTGGGCGTTTCCTGCGTCATCATCGGCATCATCATCGGTTCCGTGTCCCTGACCGGGCTCGGGCTCACCTTCGGCTTCCAGGTGCTCAAGTATGTGGGCGAAGGGCAGCTCTACCTCGGCGGCGTGTTCGTCATGGTCATGAGCACCATTCTCGGCATGGGCGTGCCCGGCGTTGCGGCGTACGTCATCGTTGCGGCCGTGGCCGTGCCCGTGCTCACCGGAGTCGGCGTGCAGCCCATGTCCGCGCACATGTTCTGCCTCTTCTACGCCTGCCTTTCCAACATCACCCCGCCGGTGGCCATGTCTTCCTATGTGGCTGCGGGCATCGCCCATTCCAACGAAACGAAGACCTCGCTCATTGCGGTGAGGCTGGGACTTTCCGGCTTCATCCTGCCGTTCTTCTTCCTCAATAATCCGCTGCTGCTCTACAGCTCCGACAATCCGGCCATGGCTACGGTGTGGGCCTTCATCACCGCAAGCTTCGGCGTGTGCGCCCTGGCCGTGGGCCTGGAACGCTGGCTCTTCGGCCCCTGCTCCTGGCTGCAGAGCATCATGTTCATTGCGGGGGCGGTGCTCACCATCGACCCCGGCCTTTCCACCGACGCCATAGGCATAGCCGTCATTCTCGCCGCGGCCGTGCTCAACCGCCGCTCAAGCGCCGCCCTGCGCGCGGGGGAAAAGGCTTCCGCCTAG
- a CDS encoding protein-disulfide reductase DsbD family protein — protein MLRFLLPFGLLLALLFVLPCGKAASASSGLPYRFHTEWAKLSAVDGRTLTPPLEKNTSMAVLWLMPQSGYHSYAHEGGDEGIPLTVTVLADGEPLGPGKVQIHYVPGTETSLPSGGRSYLYHGVIPVFLVFREVESRAVTLDISLLACSDQHCRPVHTRILLPTAPAELPNAAQQSWFQQFLESPACCGEENIPPEIPSVPETFAEPAPQKHADLLPDAPTSVFQKRSKLNAAPAVPLPSAVSRAEPEGWDLAPQHLEGSFQIDGWPRAVGLGLLAGLLLNFMPCVLPVLTMKFSLLLDNEESFEARRKTIREHTMFFAAGIVAWFTLLAIISGLTGILWGQLFQSSEVIFLMLLIVFCMGLSMFDVFHLPVLDLQTHHSSSPRMQAFSTGMFTTLLATPCSGPLLGGVLAWGITKPLPVLMTIFAATGVGMAAPYVALACYPRLVRFLPKPGAWLSVLERVLGLMLMGTAIYLFSLLPPALHVKTLITLLVAATTAWIWGRWGSLRGSITRRMFLGAFAVGAIFLSGFWAFLPAQKEIVPWVEFSEETFREDFGKKAMIVEFTADWCPTCKVLERTTLAAPNLLPILDQYSLTAVKVDMTFKNDAHQKLLRALNSASIPLLAVFPAGEGAASPVILRDIYTTTDLHLALRQAKIPHKRMVEMLNPVKLLSQPRE, from the coding sequence ATGTTGCGCTTCTTACTCCCCTTCGGGCTGCTTCTCGCCCTTCTTTTCGTCCTTCCCTGCGGAAAGGCCGCTTCCGCCTCGTCCGGCCTGCCCTACCGCTTCCATACGGAATGGGCCAAGCTTTCCGCCGTGGACGGAAGAACGCTCACGCCGCCGCTGGAAAAGAACACCTCCATGGCGGTGCTGTGGCTCATGCCGCAGAGCGGCTACCATTCCTATGCCCACGAAGGCGGGGACGAAGGCATCCCCCTCACCGTAACCGTGCTGGCGGACGGGGAGCCTCTCGGTCCGGGCAAGGTGCAGATCCACTATGTTCCGGGCACGGAAACCTCTCTGCCCTCCGGGGGCAGAAGCTATCTGTACCACGGGGTGATTCCCGTGTTTCTGGTATTCCGCGAGGTGGAATCCCGCGCCGTCACGCTGGATATTTCGCTGCTCGCCTGTTCCGACCAGCACTGCCGCCCCGTGCACACGCGCATACTCCTGCCCACGGCTCCGGCGGAACTGCCGAACGCCGCGCAGCAGAGCTGGTTTCAGCAGTTTCTCGAAAGTCCGGCCTGCTGCGGAGAGGAAAACATCCCGCCGGAAATTCCGTCCGTGCCCGAAACCTTTGCCGAACCTGCGCCGCAAAAGCACGCCGATCTTCTGCCCGACGCGCCCACGTCCGTCTTTCAGAAAAGGAGCAAGCTGAACGCCGCGCCCGCCGTGCCCCTGCCTTCCGCCGTTTCCCGTGCGGAACCGGAAGGGTGGGATCTTGCGCCCCAGCATCTGGAAGGAAGTTTCCAGATCGACGGCTGGCCCCGCGCCGTGGGCCTCGGCCTGCTTGCCGGGCTTCTTCTGAACTTCATGCCCTGCGTTCTTCCCGTGCTCACCATGAAGTTTTCCCTGCTGCTCGACAACGAGGAAAGCTTCGAGGCGCGCCGCAAAACCATACGCGAGCACACCATGTTCTTTGCCGCGGGCATCGTGGCATGGTTCACGCTGCTTGCCATCATTTCCGGCCTCACCGGCATCTTATGGGGGCAGCTCTTCCAGAGCAGCGAGGTGATCTTCCTCATGCTGCTCATCGTGTTCTGCATGGGCCTTTCCATGTTCGACGTGTTCCATCTGCCGGTGCTCGATCTTCAGACGCATCACAGTTCCTCGCCGCGTATGCAGGCCTTCAGCACGGGCATGTTCACCACGCTGCTGGCCACGCCGTGCAGCGGCCCGCTTCTCGGCGGCGTGCTGGCATGGGGCATCACCAAGCCCCTGCCCGTGCTCATGACCATATTTGCGGCCACGGGCGTGGGCATGGCCGCGCCCTACGTCGCGCTTGCCTGCTACCCCAGGCTGGTGCGTTTTCTGCCCAAGCCCGGCGCATGGCTCAGCGTGCTGGAAAGGGTGCTCGGCCTCATGCTCATGGGCACGGCCATCTACCTTTTCTCCCTGCTGCCCCCGGCGCTGCACGTCAAAACCCTCATCACCCTTCTCGTGGCCGCCACCACGGCCTGGATATGGGGCCGATGGGGGAGCCTGCGCGGTTCCATCACCCGGCGCATGTTCCTGGGGGCCTTTGCCGTGGGGGCCATTTTCCTTTCCGGCTTCTGGGCGTTTCTGCCCGCGCAGAAGGAAATCGTGCCCTGGGTGGAGTTTTCCGAAGAAACCTTCCGGGAAGACTTCGGGAAAAAGGCCATGATCGTGGAATTCACGGCCGACTGGTGCCCCACCTGCAAGGTGCTCGAACGCACCACCCTTGCCGCGCCCAATCTTCTGCCCATTCTGGACCAGTATTCCCTCACCGCCGTGAAGGTGGACATGACCTTTAAAAACGATGCGCATCAGAAGCTGCTGCGCGCGCTGAACAGCGCAAGCATTCCGCTGCTTGCCGTATTCCCCGCCGGGGAAGGCGCGGCAAGCCCCGTGATTCTGCGCGACATCTACACCACCACCGACCTGCATCTTGCCCTGCGCCAGGCGAAAATCCCGCACAAGCGCATGGTGGAAATGCTCAACCCCGTGAAGCTGCTCAGTCAGCCCCGGGAATAG
- a CDS encoding D-2-hydroxyacid dehydrogenase has protein sequence MAMKITVLDGRTLQTGLAFPWPVDGPDEWTCHESSAPEEVRERAAGAEVLVINKVVMDAALMDALPDLRCIAVTAAGTNVVDGRAAGERGIVVCNTPAYGTDAVAQHVFALLLELCRRTSLHDESVRRGDWGRCGDFCYSLTPQVELTGKTFGVFGFGNLGRRVAEIAHAFGMNVLACAHRPVPAPGYEPFSFVSKEELFRRADVLSLHCPLTEETRGLVCRETLSLMKPGSILINTARGPVVRGKDVAEALRGGRLGGFAADVLEQEPPSMDDPLLSAPHTLITPHLAWMTDGARRNIVSITLENIRRYKEGDPQNVVNREWLR, from the coding sequence ATGGCGATGAAGATAACGGTGCTGGACGGCAGAACCCTGCAGACGGGGCTTGCGTTTCCGTGGCCTGTGGACGGACCGGACGAGTGGACCTGCCATGAAAGTTCCGCGCCGGAAGAGGTGCGGGAACGCGCCGCCGGGGCGGAGGTGCTGGTCATCAATAAAGTCGTGATGGATGCCGCCCTCATGGATGCGCTGCCCGACCTGCGCTGCATTGCCGTGACGGCGGCGGGCACCAACGTGGTGGACGGCCGCGCCGCAGGTGAGCGGGGAATAGTGGTATGCAACACCCCGGCCTACGGTACCGACGCCGTGGCCCAGCATGTGTTCGCCCTGCTTCTGGAGCTGTGCCGCCGCACGAGTCTGCACGATGAAAGCGTGCGCCGGGGCGACTGGGGCCGCTGCGGGGATTTCTGCTACAGCCTCACTCCGCAGGTGGAGCTGACGGGAAAGACCTTCGGCGTGTTCGGCTTCGGCAATCTGGGCAGGCGCGTGGCGGAAATCGCCCACGCCTTCGGCATGAACGTGCTGGCCTGCGCCCACAGGCCCGTGCCTGCGCCGGGCTACGAACCCTTTTCCTTCGTGTCGAAGGAGGAACTCTTCCGCCGTGCGGACGTTCTTTCCCTGCATTGTCCCCTTACGGAGGAGACGCGCGGCCTGGTATGCCGGGAAACGCTCTCGCTCATGAAGCCCGGCTCCATCCTCATCAATACCGCGCGCGGGCCCGTGGTGCGGGGAAAGGACGTGGCCGAAGCCCTGCGCGGGGGCAGGCTCGGCGGCTTTGCGGCGGATGTTCTGGAACAGGAACCGCCCTCCATGGACGACCCGCTGCTTTCCGCCCCCCATACCCTCATTACTCCGCACCTTGCCTGGATGACCGACGGGGCGCGCAGGAACATTGTTTCCATCACGCTGGAGAACATACGCCGCTATAAGGAAGGCGACCCGCAGAACGTGGTGAACAGGGAGTGGCTGCGCTGA
- a CDS encoding FAD-binding and (Fe-S)-binding domain-containing protein, with product MKSQVFLNKVREFLPWSQTHTGEAPARILSVDAGPFEPQAFAVVDVFSLDELKKLLSLAAECGVSLTFRGGGTSLSGQSVAEGAALRFKGPAWRGLDILEEGRFVRVRSGMTGGEVNAALAPFRRFLASDPSSIASATVGGMAANNAAGLGCTVENNIYHSLRGMTFMLADGTLVNTEDAGSARRFRASHAALLEGLGALRARILSSPGLAERVRRKYRIRNTCGYGLNALCDFEDPLDMLTHLLIGSEGTLGFIFSVTLETLPLEKERATAMALFSSMDAAMQAVLEMRSGHGLYAGEFLDDISLRSLAKIPGFPPSFMPGGESSDNCALLVEARAATQDALAEHVAALDAIIKKAKPLAMLGFVTEASECEKLWDIRRALFPALAGTRLPGEYAYVEDYCVPLEHLPEASRGLARILQELGFPRSGVNGHAMHGNLHCTVPLRLSDEGDVKRLGEFIERAAQLILAFDGSLKAEHGTGRAVASFVRREWGEELYDVMRRIKALFDPAGILNRNCLLNDSPLCHLEKLKFVGAVGGGVDLCVDCGFCESVCPSAKVGLSPRQRIYALRAMAGMEAAGDTERLDAWREYFRSMGLDLCAADGLCSTRCPLGLDVAGFMRALRHENLSEREKKAAAFVRGHFSLVTRAASLGLSATHALHGALGHERAEKCGALTGRLTGLTLPDVHEVRLAGGSRVPCPPRAAGREKVVYFPSCAVRSMGYGGDSGRRVDPLMDVALRLLEKAGYDVVIPARVEKLCCGKAFETRGMQEEAAACAAALDAALCEASEGGRWLVMCDTSPCLARMRKTLSGSLSLYEPVEFTLRFLADRLEFRKKRGCVAVHATCSTRAMGLTDALCRVAGMCAREVVLPEGIFCCGFSGDKGFSRPELNAAALAGLCERIAACEEGFSTSRTCEVGLTKHGKKPYRNILYLIDECSAARK from the coding sequence ATGAAAAGCCAGGTATTTTTGAACAAGGTGCGGGAATTCCTGCCCTGGTCGCAGACGCATACCGGGGAGGCGCCGGCCCGGATTCTTTCCGTGGACGCCGGCCCGTTTGAACCGCAGGCGTTTGCCGTTGTCGATGTGTTTTCCCTTGATGAACTGAAAAAGCTCCTTTCCCTTGCCGCGGAATGCGGCGTTTCCCTCACCTTCCGGGGCGGCGGAACTTCCCTGAGCGGCCAGAGCGTCGCCGAAGGCGCGGCCCTGCGCTTCAAAGGCCCGGCATGGCGCGGGCTCGACATTCTTGAAGAGGGCCGTTTCGTACGCGTCCGCTCCGGCATGACGGGCGGAGAAGTCAACGCCGCCCTTGCTCCCTTCCGGCGATTCCTCGCCTCCGATCCTTCCTCCATCGCTTCCGCCACCGTGGGCGGCATGGCGGCCAACAATGCCGCCGGTCTCGGCTGCACGGTGGAAAACAACATCTATCATTCCCTGCGCGGCATGACCTTCATGCTGGCCGACGGCACGCTCGTGAACACGGAAGACGCCGGAAGCGCGCGCCGTTTCCGTGCTTCCCACGCGGCTTTGCTGGAGGGCCTCGGCGCCTTGCGCGCAAGGATTCTTTCCTCCCCCGGCCTTGCCGAAAGGGTGCGCCGCAAATACCGCATACGCAATACCTGCGGATACGGCCTGAACGCGCTGTGCGATTTCGAGGATCCGCTCGACATGCTCACGCACCTTCTCATAGGTTCGGAAGGCACGCTGGGCTTCATTTTTTCCGTGACGCTGGAAACGCTGCCCCTGGAAAAGGAGCGGGCCACGGCCATGGCGCTGTTTTCCTCCATGGATGCGGCCATGCAGGCCGTGCTTGAGATGCGTTCCGGTCACGGCCTGTACGCCGGAGAATTTCTGGACGATATTTCCCTCCGTTCCCTGGCGAAGATTCCGGGCTTTCCCCCTTCCTTCATGCCCGGAGGCGAGAGTTCCGACAACTGCGCGCTTCTGGTGGAGGCCCGCGCCGCAACGCAGGATGCGCTTGCGGAGCATGTCGCCGCGCTGGATGCCATCATTAAAAAGGCGAAGCCCCTCGCCATGCTGGGTTTCGTGACGGAAGCTTCGGAGTGCGAGAAGCTCTGGGACATACGCCGCGCCCTTTTTCCCGCCCTTGCGGGCACGCGCCTGCCCGGGGAATACGCCTATGTGGAGGATTACTGCGTGCCTCTCGAGCATCTGCCCGAAGCCAGCCGGGGCCTTGCGCGCATCCTTCAGGAACTGGGCTTTCCCCGCAGCGGCGTGAACGGCCACGCCATGCACGGCAACCTGCACTGCACCGTGCCCCTCAGGCTGAGCGACGAGGGGGATGTGAAGAGACTCGGAGAGTTCATCGAACGGGCGGCGCAGCTTATCCTTGCCTTCGACGGTTCGCTCAAGGCCGAGCACGGCACGGGCCGGGCCGTGGCCTCCTTCGTTCGCCGCGAGTGGGGAGAGGAACTTTACGATGTCATGCGGAGGATAAAGGCGCTTTTCGACCCGGCAGGCATATTGAACCGGAACTGCCTTCTGAACGACAGCCCCCTCTGTCATCTGGAAAAGCTCAAGTTCGTGGGAGCCGTGGGCGGAGGCGTGGACCTTTGCGTGGACTGCGGTTTCTGCGAATCCGTATGCCCTTCCGCAAAGGTGGGGCTCAGCCCGCGCCAGCGCATCTATGCCCTGCGGGCCATGGCAGGCATGGAAGCGGCGGGCGACACGGAGCGCCTTGATGCGTGGAGGGAGTATTTTCGTTCCATGGGGCTCGACCTCTGCGCTGCGGACGGGCTGTGTTCCACGCGCTGCCCCCTGGGGCTGGACGTGGCGGGCTTCATGCGGGCGCTGCGCCATGAGAACCTGAGCGAAAGGGAGAAAAAGGCCGCCGCCTTCGTGCGCGGGCATTTCTCTCTGGTGACGCGCGCCGCTTCCCTGGGGCTTTCGGCAACCCATGCCCTGCACGGGGCGCTGGGGCACGAGAGAGCGGAGAAATGCGGCGCTCTGACCGGAAGACTCACGGGACTGACGCTGCCGGATGTCCATGAGGTTCGTCTTGCCGGGGGAAGCCGCGTGCCTTGCCCTCCCCGCGCGGCCGGCAGGGAAAAGGTGGTGTATTTCCCCTCCTGCGCGGTGCGGAGCATGGGATACGGGGGAGATTCCGGCCGCAGGGTGGACCCGCTCATGGATGTGGCGCTGCGCCTTCTGGAAAAGGCCGGCTACGACGTGGTGATTCCCGCCCGCGTGGAAAAGCTCTGCTGCGGCAAGGCCTTTGAAACCAGGGGCATGCAGGAGGAGGCCGCCGCGTGCGCCGCCGCCCTCGACGCTGCGCTCTGCGAAGCTTCGGAAGGGGGCAGGTGGCTTGTGATGTGCGATACCAGCCCCTGCCTTGCCCGCATGAGAAAGACGCTGAGCGGGAGCCTTTCCCTGTACGAACCGGTGGAATTCACCCTGCGCTTTCTTGCGGACAGGCTGGAATTTCGGAAGAAGCGCGGCTGCGTGGCCGTGCACGCCACCTGTTCCACGCGGGCCATGGGCCTTACCGACGCGCTCTGCCGCGTGGCGGGGATGTGCGCGCGGGAAGTGGTGCTGCCGGAGGGCATTTTCTGCTGCGGCTTTTCCGGGGACAAGGGCTTTAGCCGCCCGGAACTCAACGCCGCCGCCCTTGCGGGACTTTGCGAACGCATAGCCGCCTGCGAAGAGGGCTTCAGCACTTCCCGCACCTGCGAGGTGGGGCTGACGAAGCACGGGAAAAAGCCCTACCGCAATATCCTTTATCTCATCGACGAATGCAGCGCCGCGCGAAAGTAG
- a CDS encoding ATP-binding protein, with protein sequence MNSLPFSSLRLRSLVVFRNILSDPVVSRLQVLLDADPADTASCVEAYSAFASALFAHGDDWSAYLLNLLLEDENIYMRASCGSTPVSPCLSECLEHELKFLQELSGFDGEAVRSRLAYAGFLPRWKTSGLDFAKAYHERIAGIRITGYGMFARYRMFTVKDGRLVPVRHPDPQTLDQLPGYERERAKVIANTEALLSGKPVNNVLLYGDAGTGKSSTVKAIVNAYWNRGLRLVEVKKNQLYQIPDITEALSRNPLKFILFIDDLSFSSNDNDFAALKAILEGSVNGHSGNFAVYATSNRRHLIKESWDDRSGSDLHEGDTRQELMSLSARFGLTVTFFRPDKDRYLDIVHKLAAQYGIDMPEAQLDIRAEAHATRNGGRSPRVAKQFIELTKSGI encoded by the coding sequence ATGAATTCCCTGCCTTTTTCCAGTCTCAGGCTCCGCAGCCTCGTTGTTTTCCGCAACATTCTTTCCGATCCCGTGGTTTCCCGCCTTCAGGTCCTGCTCGACGCCGACCCCGCCGACACCGCCTCCTGCGTGGAAGCCTACAGCGCCTTCGCCTCCGCGCTTTTCGCCCATGGCGACGACTGGAGCGCCTACCTGCTCAATCTCCTTCTGGAAGATGAAAACATCTACATGCGCGCCAGTTGCGGCAGCACGCCGGTTTCCCCCTGCCTTTCGGAATGTCTGGAACACGAACTGAAATTTCTTCAGGAACTTTCCGGCTTCGACGGAGAAGCCGTGCGCAGCCGCCTTGCCTACGCCGGCTTTCTGCCCCGGTGGAAAACGAGCGGCCTTGATTTCGCCAAAGCCTACCATGAACGCATTGCGGGCATACGCATCACAGGCTACGGCATGTTCGCGCGTTACCGCATGTTCACCGTCAAGGACGGCCGCCTTGTCCCCGTGCGCCACCCCGACCCGCAGACGCTGGACCAGCTTCCCGGCTATGAAAGGGAACGCGCCAAGGTCATTGCCAACACGGAAGCGCTTCTTTCCGGCAAGCCGGTGAACAACGTGCTTTTGTACGGCGATGCGGGCACAGGCAAGAGCAGCACGGTGAAGGCCATCGTCAACGCCTACTGGAACAGGGGCCTGCGCCTTGTGGAAGTGAAGAAGAACCAGCTTTACCAGATTCCCGACATCACCGAAGCGCTTTCCCGCAATCCGCTCAAGTTCATTCTGTTCATCGACGATCTGAGCTTCAGCAGCAACGACAACGACTTTGCGGCGCTCAAGGCCATTCTGGAAGGCAGCGTGAACGGCCACAGCGGCAATTTCGCCGTGTACGCCACCAGCAACCGCCGTCATCTCATCAAGGAAAGCTGGGACGACCGCAGCGGCAGCGATCTGCACGAAGGCGACACGCGGCAGGAACTCATGTCCCTTTCCGCGCGCTTCGGCCTTACGGTCACCTTCTTCCGTCCCGATAAGGACCGCTACCTCGACATCGTGCACAAGCTGGCCGCCCAGTACGGCATCGACATGCCCGAGGCCCAGCTCGACATCCGCGCCGAGGCCCATGCCACGCGCAACGGCGGGCGCAGCCCCCGTGTGGCCAAGCAGTTCATCGAACTGACCAAGTCCGGCATATAG